One window of the Pyrinomonadaceae bacterium genome contains the following:
- a CDS encoding cytochrome c3 family protein: MCSICHQNVNGSDPPRKAFPDRFNESFNVKFDHAQHMTGAARPRNGCVSCHSGTLRRGAALSIPVGLSAHNGCYSCHTPNSQANGRDLAGCGVCHDQKPYSRTSTNSIAFSYSFRHNNHSTRQRLNCSDCHSYTRGLPQKRQVSSTRAQEHFPTGNNTCATCHNGRRSFGGDLDFKGCRRCHTGTSFRLG; encoded by the coding sequence ATGTGCTCGATCTGTCATCAGAACGTCAACGGCAGCGATCCGCCGCGCAAGGCTTTCCCGGATCGCTTCAACGAGAGCTTCAACGTCAAATTTGATCACGCGCAGCACATGACCGGCGCGGCGCGGCCGCGAAATGGTTGCGTCTCATGCCACAGCGGGACATTGCGGCGAGGCGCGGCGCTGTCCATTCCAGTCGGCTTGTCGGCGCACAACGGTTGTTACAGTTGTCACACGCCGAACTCGCAAGCCAACGGACGCGACCTGGCGGGATGCGGCGTCTGCCACGATCAGAAGCCCTACTCACGGACCTCCACCAACTCAATCGCGTTCAGCTACTCGTTTCGTCACAATAATCACTCGACGCGCCAGCGCTTGAACTGTTCGGACTGTCACAGCTACACGCGCGGGTTGCCGCAGAAACGACAAGTCAGCTCGACGCGCGCGCAAGAACACTTTCCAACCGGCAACAACACCTGCGCGACCTGCCACAACGGCCGAAGATCTTTCGGCGGCGATTTGGATTTCAAAGGGTGCCGGCGATGTCACACGGGAACAAGTTTTCGGCTGGGATGA
- a CDS encoding cytochrome c3 family protein: MKRLLTVIVMLSATALFVFAGTAGTSNYISQDIPKESKEQPKKVKLSADSLDDKWGEVAFDHETHSLKNYNPDGKSVTSCVYCHHTDQPKESLKPPLVTSERTVVLTADVLKDAAAAPVKSCRSCHLQAGDDSKPLPVVTKNEKQLKLDNENAYHINCFECHDAAIKNKPELAAKISGSDPKGCVKCHVAK; encoded by the coding sequence ATGAAGCGATTGTTAACCGTAATTGTGATGCTGAGCGCCACGGCGCTTTTCGTCTTCGCCGGTACGGCGGGGACCTCAAATTACATCTCGCAAGACATCCCCAAAGAAAGCAAAGAGCAGCCGAAGAAAGTTAAGCTTTCGGCGGACAGTCTCGACGATAAATGGGGCGAGGTCGCCTTCGATCACGAGACGCACTCGCTGAAGAACTACAATCCTGACGGCAAGAGCGTCACCTCATGCGTCTATTGCCACCACACCGATCAGCCGAAAGAGAGCCTCAAGCCACCACTAGTCACGTCCGAACGCACTGTCGTGCTCACCGCTGATGTCCTGAAGGACGCCGCCGCCGCGCCGGTGAAATCGTGCCGGTCATGTCACCTGCAAGCGGGCGACGACAGCAAGCCGCTACCCGTGGTCACGAAAAACGAAAAGCAGCTGAAGCTCGACAACGAAAACGCTTACCACATCAACTGCTTCGAATGTCATGACGCGGCTATTAAGAACAAGCCGGAATTAGCAGCGAAGATTTCAGGATCGGATCCGAAGGGCTGTGTGAAGTGTCACGTCGCTAAGTAG
- a CDS encoding FHA domain-containing protein — MDATFVIIREDLQVDPVTIVAEGVLVGRLPTCELLLNHPSVSRLQAGITNVEGDYYIRNFRSTNPITLNGEKVEEYQALTDSDVLGVGPFVLNIDLIEGVLIIKVSIQIGATPGDAIVRKEGTGVWDLPATIRLPSAPLDVEKAAAHKKPTPRKPPPAASGSKALDVFWDKRITAATKTVKPSPLFPVTGRPSGKAQSVWAPTTDLKRRWPIPLVVIIGIIAALVAGGGAIFYAAAFAPAPISEAHTLTTMRMTPPVATQANAGSCTSCHALRTSIDQKCTSCHTTDAFVATVISPHTNAGIGCVDCHAEHRGAAFDALDGALLSCFECHNDQNQKTYNGKTVRTPHGGTFGYPVRDGKWVWAGLDPDALAQRKDTLQLERLPTETEDQWRNKQFHAVHVYRVKATRGLGGNKEGELSCSSCHATQNPPDRETPRTRCANCHNGDLDPRAQRQVIASDKPNCTSCHVQHMKDKRHWNPQLLSSVSSGR; from the coding sequence ATGGACGCAACCTTCGTCATCATTCGTGAAGACCTTCAGGTCGATCCGGTCACGATCGTGGCCGAAGGCGTCCTCGTTGGCCGTCTGCCGACGTGCGAACTCCTTTTGAACCATCCTTCGGTGTCGCGCCTGCAAGCCGGCATCACGAACGTCGAAGGCGATTACTACATCCGCAACTTCCGTTCGACCAATCCAATTACTCTTAACGGCGAGAAGGTTGAAGAGTACCAGGCCCTGACCGACAGCGATGTGCTGGGCGTCGGTCCGTTTGTGCTGAACATCGATTTGATCGAAGGCGTGCTGATCATCAAGGTGTCGATTCAAATCGGCGCGACGCCTGGCGACGCTATTGTGCGCAAGGAAGGCACCGGCGTTTGGGATCTACCGGCCACGATCCGGCTGCCGAGCGCTCCGCTCGATGTTGAGAAAGCCGCCGCGCACAAAAAGCCTACGCCGCGGAAGCCACCGCCCGCGGCCTCAGGTTCGAAAGCCCTCGACGTTTTTTGGGACAAGCGGATCACCGCGGCGACCAAGACCGTGAAGCCTTCGCCCCTCTTTCCCGTCACCGGCCGGCCCAGCGGAAAGGCGCAATCGGTTTGGGCGCCGACGACTGACTTGAAACGACGTTGGCCCATTCCCCTTGTGGTAATCATTGGAATCATCGCGGCCTTAGTCGCCGGTGGCGGCGCAATCTTCTATGCGGCCGCTTTCGCGCCGGCGCCGATTTCGGAAGCGCATACCCTGACGACGATGCGCATGACGCCACCCGTCGCTACGCAGGCAAACGCCGGGTCATGCACTTCGTGTCACGCGCTGCGCACGTCAATCGATCAGAAGTGCACGTCTTGTCACACGACCGACGCGTTCGTTGCCACGGTCATCTCGCCACACACGAACGCGGGCATCGGATGCGTCGATTGCCATGCCGAACATCGCGGAGCGGCCTTCGACGCGCTGGATGGCGCGCTCCTGTCATGCTTTGAATGTCACAACGATCAGAACCAGAAAACTTACAATGGCAAGACGGTGCGAACGCCGCACGGCGGCACGTTCGGGTATCCGGTGCGCGACGGCAAGTGGGTTTGGGCGGGGCTGGATCCGGACGCGCTGGCGCAGCGGAAGGATACTTTGCAGCTCGAACGCCTACCGACGGAAACTGAAGACCAGTGGCGCAACAAACAATTCCATGCGGTGCACGTGTATCGGGTGAAAGCAACGCGCGGACTGGGTGGGAATAAAGAAGGCGAGTTGAGCTGTTCGAGCTGTCACGCGACGCAGAATCCGCCGGATCGTGAGACACCGCGCACGCGATGTGCGAACTGTCACAACGGCGATCTCGATCCGCGCGCCCAGCGGCAGGTGATTGCTTCAGACAAGCCTAACTGCACTTCCTGTCACGTGCAGCACATGAAGGACAAGCGGCATTGGAATCCGCAGTTGCTGAGTTCAGTGAGCAGTGGGCGGTGA
- a CDS encoding cyclic nucleotide-binding domain-containing protein, translating to MPKVDTTPEAILEAVKKIDIVSELLDEKNKNNLKMIVEGKVSGGKQIGPYARLLTYDAGEVIMAEGEWGGNTFYLSVTGDLDVFVKDESGAHKKVARIPPGACLGERSVLAGIPRNATIKVPQDGGAATVLEMVRPALRLLRSLKKFAEKVDDSYRNHGLANAIGKLQEETGSALTPLDLVSLGNISQFMAYGKHHLLVQEGMPIDRIFLIRSGWVRRVRGVPIYADITESTAPGSLVPEDFLGSGNCLGLEALQGQKTWAYSAALMQRTELLEIPLASLQAEPELCQRLGKAFGALSQADDDTGLTAQQNGRQLAAAEKEIATGIVDGVNLLVMDMDLCVRCGNCSLACHKVHGQSRLLRRGIHIQRPVDLKSNREQHVLVPSVCMHCKDPECLTGCPTGAIFRDLGGQVDINPVTCIGCFDCATQCPYNAISMVPRDGEPVVAGGLMTRLRMLFGSSAPPVAVLEVEAKPESGTVPAVGAATAPQAAPKPAAKPEDDMVAIKCNLCEHTPLNPEGAKRPAYSCEENCPTGALVRVNPQEYFDEVEKTLGLVFRDQTHAIGRNIHKSDPKAKAWHVIGGLLVLALSALMGWMAWRYGFNESLRGGWLTMRWLTGLVGLGGIAIVMTYPLRKTIYRRRAGALRYWLLAHLYFGALAGIVLLMHGGSHGGGILTMTLMIAFDVVILTGLFGLAAYFIAPRILTSIEGEPLLIEDLEARRAELSQEITDITGKAEGNARELIERKMRGHFFSLGYLLRQYTRREALTASLAQGRLKFRNELAAIEDKAQRTAALKALERMATLRRVDTLIYLHRLLKIWVAPHVVSTSVMLVLMIAHIVQAVFFNVR from the coding sequence ATGCCGAAAGTCGACACTACCCCTGAAGCGATTCTCGAAGCGGTAAAGAAGATCGACATCGTTTCCGAGCTGCTCGACGAAAAAAACAAGAACAATCTGAAGATGATTGTCGAGGGCAAGGTGTCCGGCGGCAAACAGATTGGCCCCTACGCGCGCCTGCTCACTTACGACGCGGGCGAGGTGATCATGGCGGAAGGCGAGTGGGGCGGAAACACTTTCTATCTCTCCGTCACCGGCGATCTCGACGTCTTTGTCAAAGACGAATCGGGCGCGCACAAGAAAGTTGCGCGCATTCCACCTGGCGCGTGCTTAGGCGAGCGTTCCGTGCTCGCCGGCATCCCACGCAACGCGACCATCAAGGTTCCTCAGGACGGCGGGGCCGCAACCGTCCTCGAAATGGTTCGTCCGGCGCTGAGGCTGCTTCGTTCGCTCAAGAAGTTTGCGGAAAAGGTCGATGACAGCTATCGCAATCACGGTCTGGCGAATGCCATCGGCAAGCTTCAGGAAGAGACCGGCAGCGCGCTGACGCCTTTGGATCTGGTTTCGCTCGGCAACATCAGCCAATTCATGGCGTACGGCAAACATCACCTGCTCGTGCAGGAAGGCATGCCGATAGATCGCATCTTTCTGATTCGCAGCGGCTGGGTGCGACGCGTGCGCGGCGTGCCGATTTACGCGGACATTACGGAGAGCACCGCACCGGGAAGTCTGGTGCCGGAAGATTTTCTTGGTTCCGGAAATTGCCTCGGTCTCGAAGCGCTGCAGGGACAAAAGACCTGGGCGTATTCCGCGGCGCTAATGCAGCGCACGGAATTGTTAGAGATTCCCCTCGCGAGTTTGCAGGCTGAGCCTGAGTTATGTCAGCGCCTGGGCAAAGCGTTCGGCGCGTTGTCTCAGGCGGACGACGACACGGGACTGACAGCACAGCAGAACGGGCGACAACTGGCGGCAGCCGAGAAGGAGATCGCTACGGGGATCGTCGATGGCGTGAACCTGCTGGTGATGGACATGGATCTCTGCGTGCGCTGCGGTAATTGCTCGCTCGCTTGTCACAAAGTCCACGGACAGTCGCGGCTGCTACGGCGCGGCATTCACATTCAGCGGCCCGTTGATTTGAAGAGCAACCGTGAACAGCACGTGCTGGTTCCGTCCGTGTGCATGCACTGCAAAGATCCGGAATGCCTGACGGGTTGTCCGACCGGTGCGATCTTTCGCGACCTCGGCGGCCAGGTGGACATCAATCCGGTCACTTGTATCGGCTGCTTCGACTGCGCGACACAGTGCCCTTACAACGCGATCTCGATGGTGCCGCGCGACGGTGAGCCGGTAGTCGCGGGCGGACTGATGACACGTCTCCGGATGTTGTTCGGATCGAGCGCGCCGCCAGTAGCAGTCCTCGAAGTTGAAGCAAAACCCGAATCCGGAACCGTGCCTGCGGTCGGAGCCGCGACCGCGCCCCAAGCCGCACCCAAACCGGCGGCCAAACCGGAAGACGACATGGTGGCGATCAAGTGCAATCTGTGCGAGCACACGCCACTGAATCCCGAAGGCGCCAAGAGACCCGCGTATTCATGCGAAGAGAATTGTCCGACCGGCGCGCTTGTCCGGGTGAATCCGCAAGAGTACTTCGACGAAGTTGAGAAGACCCTCGGCCTGGTATTTCGCGATCAGACACATGCCATCGGTCGCAATATTCACAAGAGCGATCCCAAGGCTAAAGCCTGGCACGTGATCGGTGGATTGTTAGTGCTCGCTTTGTCGGCGTTGATGGGTTGGATGGCGTGGCGTTATGGCTTTAACGAGTCTTTGCGCGGGGGATGGTTGACGATGCGCTGGCTGACGGGTCTGGTCGGCCTGGGTGGCATCGCCATCGTAATGACATATCCGCTGCGCAAAACGATCTATCGCCGCCGCGCCGGCGCCTTGCGATATTGGTTGCTGGCGCATCTCTACTTCGGCGCGCTGGCCGGCATCGTGCTGCTGATGCACGGGGGCAGTCACGGCGGCGGAATACTGACGATGACGTTGATGATCGCGTTCGACGTAGTGATTCTCACCGGCTTGTTCGGCCTGGCGGCTTACTTCATCGCGCCGCGAATTCTGACAAGTATCGAAGGCGAGCCGCTGCTGATCGAAGATCTGGAAGCGCGCCGCGCGGAATTGAGTCAGGAAATTACCGACATCACCGGCAAAGCCGAGGGCAATGCGCGCGAGTTGATTGAGCGAAAGATGCGCGGGCATTTCTTTTCGCTCGGTTATCTGTTGAGGCAGTACACGCGACGCGAGGCGCTGACTGCATCATTGGCCCAGGGCCGTCTGAAATTCCGTAATGAACTGGCGGCCATCGAAGATAAAGCCCAGCGCACGGCGGCTTTGAAAGCGCTTGAGCGGATGGCGACGCTGCGCCGAGTGGACACGTTGATTTACCTGCACCGCCTCTTGAAGATTTGGGTCGCACCGCACGTTGTTTCGACTTCAGTAATGCTGGTGCTGATGATTGCGCACATTGTGCAGGCGGTGTTTTTCAATGTTCGCTAA
- a CDS encoding DUF1175 family protein: protein MLVPRKLRSLSRRTVMTASVLVILLATFIWIFSKSSDTRPRGPQAGIPVEVGRTGNASASEIRPAGGPESTLDSNATTETADSDNDGIPDFAELRTFEDRESFRRWFTAIAEVQFYQLSEQWKREQRDCAGLVRFAMREALRKHDRAWFQRMGPAYEPVARDVRGFNLDANQLGEKIFRADFGAYRDDDQRTGKFSEFADARTLKNFNVEFVSRDRREAQPGDLLFYYQPWVQKFPYHVMVFLGSPRTAPNGQSDWVVYHTGSTATDDGTVKKVQLSVLDQHPDPRWRPIERNKNFLGFFRLKTLQ, encoded by the coding sequence ATGTTAGTCCCCAGGAAATTGCGCAGCCTTTCAAGACGGACCGTGATGACGGCGAGCGTCCTCGTTATCCTGCTCGCGACCTTCATTTGGATTTTCAGCAAGTCTTCAGACACCCGACCGCGGGGTCCCCAAGCGGGCATCCCGGTTGAGGTCGGGCGGACAGGAAACGCCTCCGCTTCGGAAATCCGGCCGGCCGGGGGACCTGAATCAACCTTAGATTCGAACGCCACTACAGAGACCGCCGATTCCGACAACGATGGAATTCCGGATTTTGCCGAGCTGCGCACGTTCGAAGACCGGGAAAGCTTTCGCCGCTGGTTTACCGCGATTGCTGAAGTTCAGTTCTATCAACTGAGCGAACAATGGAAGCGCGAGCAACGGGACTGTGCCGGTCTGGTGCGGTTCGCGATGCGTGAAGCCCTGCGCAAGCACGACCGCGCGTGGTTTCAGCGTATGGGCCCGGCGTACGAACCGGTGGCGCGCGACGTGCGCGGCTTCAATCTCGATGCAAATCAGCTTGGCGAAAAGATTTTTCGGGCTGACTTTGGCGCCTATCGCGATGACGATCAGCGCACCGGCAAGTTTTCGGAATTTGCCGATGCGCGCACTCTAAAAAACTTCAACGTCGAATTCGTCAGCCGTGACCGCCGCGAAGCGCAACCCGGCGACCTGCTGTTTTATTACCAACCCTGGGTCCAGAAATTTCCCTATCACGTGATGGTCTTTCTCGGCTCGCCGCGCACGGCGCCAAATGGCCAGAGCGACTGGGTCGTGTATCACACCGGTTCGACCGCAACTGATGACGGGACTGTGAAGAAGGTCCAGCTTTCAGTGCTGGATCAGCATCCAGATCCGCGCTGGCGGCCGATTGAGCGCAACAAGAATTTTTTGGGCTTCTTTCGCTTGAAGACCTTGCAATGA